One genomic window of Desulfurococcus mucosus DSM 2162 includes the following:
- a CDS encoding cation diffusion facilitator family transporter: MDSTSRGMGREKAGYLEGWVSVAVNLILFTVKMYAGLVSSSIAVVADAFHTLSDCITSLALILGYKIAFKPPDEEHPFGHQRFEAATSIVIGTLLGVVGFEFINRSVDKLLAREALVFSWIAVVVLTVSAVVKEALARWALRLAESVGGAESIRADAWHHRSDAVATLLVVIGLMIGESVWWVDGLLGLLVSGLIIYVAYDIIKRASQDILGRAPSSTEVSVLREIASGVSGDIRDLHHVHIHEYGDHIEVTLHIRLPPGMKLSDAHEVASRLEDAIRRTLGWEATIHVEPYRDQVH; encoded by the coding sequence ATGGACTCTACGAGCAGAGGCATGGGCAGGGAGAAAGCAGGGTACCTGGAGGGCTGGGTATCCGTCGCCGTGAATCTAATCTTGTTCACGGTAAAGATGTATGCTGGCCTGGTTTCAAGCTCCATAGCCGTGGTTGCAGACGCGTTTCACACTCTCTCAGACTGCATTACCTCGCTAGCCCTCATACTGGGTTACAAGATAGCCTTTAAGCCGCCTGACGAGGAACACCCCTTCGGGCATCAGAGGTTCGAGGCAGCGACTTCCATAGTGATAGGTACACTGCTCGGCGTAGTTGGATTCGAATTCATTAATAGAAGCGTGGACAAGCTCCTTGCCAGGGAAGCACTAGTGTTTTCATGGATAGCAGTAGTGGTGCTCACGGTGTCAGCAGTGGTTAAGGAGGCGCTGGCAAGGTGGGCTCTTAGACTCGCGGAAAGCGTTGGCGGCGCCGAAAGCATAAGGGCTGATGCATGGCACCACCGTAGCGATGCTGTCGCAACACTACTGGTTGTAATAGGGTTGATGATCGGTGAGTCAGTGTGGTGGGTCGACGGCTTACTTGGCTTACTTGTCTCCGGGCTAATAATCTACGTTGCATACGATATAATCAAGAGGGCTTCGCAGGATATACTGGGTAGGGCACCGAGTTCAACCGAAGTATCAGTGCTCAGAGAAATAGCCTCAGGGGTCTCCGGTGACATAAGGGATCTACACCACGTCCACATACATGAATACGGTGATCACATAGAGGTAACGCTTCACATAAGGCTGCCCCCAGGCATGAAGCTTAGCGATGCACATGAGGTGGCCAGCCGCCTAGAGGACGCCATACGGAGAACGCTTGGATGGGAGGCCACGATACACGTGGAGCCCTACAGGGATCAAGTACACTAG